A stretch of the Diorhabda sublineata isolate icDioSubl1.1 chromosome 11, icDioSubl1.1, whole genome shotgun sequence genome encodes the following:
- the LOC130450416 gene encoding uncharacterized protein LOC130450416, with product MGFVKAVLISLVFLESLILTHSRIIFQHQQEEDHGDKEVQYSQYYGQEEGNTGVVYNQQPVQISGNHHGYDLHKQEHIDYYAHPKYSFKYGVNDYHTGDIKSQHESRDGDVVKGQYSLVEPDGSIRTVHYTADNHNGFNAVVEKSGLSKHFEGRTLVHTPQSHIHENQEEEQHEVPNYHQYLEGEEADLGHQQENEGANTYGESHE from the exons ATGGGTTTTGTGAAG GCAGTTTTGATCTCCTTGGTATTTTTGGAAAGTCTAATTTTGACTCATTCAAGGATAATCTTCCAGCATCAACAAGAAGAAGATCATGGAGATAAAGAAGTACAATATTCGCAATATTACGGTCAAGAAGAAGGGAATACAGGTGTTGTTTATAACCAACAGCCTGTACAAATATCCGGAAATCACCACGgatatgatttacacaagcaaGAACATATTGACTACTAT GCCCATCCGAAATACTCTTTCAAATACGGCGTCAATGATTACCACACAGGTGACATAAAAAGCCAGCACGAATCTAGAGATGGTGATGTCGTCAAAGGCCAATATTCTTTAGTAGAGCCAGATGGATCTATAAGAACTGTTCATTATACTGCCGATAATCACAATGGTTTCAACGCAGTAGTAGAAAAATCAGGActatcaaaacattttgaagGTAGAACATTAGTACATACACCTCAATCTCATATTCATGAGAATCAAGAGGAAGAGCAGCATGAAGTACCAAATTATCATCAATATTTAGAAGGCGAAGAAGCAGATTTGGGACACCAACAGGAAAATGAGGGAGCTAATACTTATGGAGAAAGTCATGAATAA
- the LOC130450326 gene encoding larval cuticle protein A2B-like: MLFIFSLALSIVPTFAGIAGYGGYGSHATGVSYSAPAVSYSPSGHAGYGVGHGLNHAGPIPVVVGNGHEVDYYAHPKYSYNYGVADGLTGDHKSQSEIRDGGNVKGTYSVVEPDGSVRVVDYAADDVNGFNAVVKKIGPSLHAAPAPVPIASAPIPLGYSHDGGYGHGYGNHGAHY, translated from the exons ATGTTGTTTATA TTTTCACTAGCGTTAAGCATAGTTCCTACTTTTGCTGGTATAGCTGGTTATGGTGGGTATGGAAGTCACGCTACAGGAGTCAGTTACTCAGCTCCAGCAGTATCATATTCCCCTAGTGGTCATGCGGGTTATGGTGTAGGTCATGGATTAAATCATGCAGGTCCAATTCCTGTTGTTGTAGGTAATGGACACGAAGTTGATTATTAT GCTCATCCAAAATATTCCTATAACTACGGTGTAGCTGATGGTCTGACCGGTGATCATAAATCACAATCGGAAATCAGAGATGGTGGTAATGTTAAAGGTACTTATTCAGTTGTGGAACCCGATGGATCAGTTCGAGTTGTCGACTACGCTGCTGACGATGTCAATGGATTTAACGCAGTGGTTAAGAAAATTGGTCCGTCATTACATGCTGCTCCGGCTCCAGTTCCAATAGCTTCTGCTCCAATTCCTCTTGGATATAGTCATGACGGTGGTTATGGGCATGGATATGGAAACCACGGTGCACATTATTAG